A section of the Citrobacter farmeri genome encodes:
- the fucK gene encoding L-fuculokinase, with translation MKQEVILVLDCGATNVRAIAVDRQGHIVARAAVANASEIAVENSAWHQWSLDAILQRFAECCRTLSAELSACQIHGITVTTFGVDGALVDERGQLLYPIISWKCPRTTAVMDNISRFIPPRQLQTLSGVGAFSFNTLYKLIWLKENHPQLLEQAHAWLFISSLINHRLTGEFTTDITMAGTSQMLDIQQRDFSADILQATGLPRRLFPRLVEAGEQIGSLLPAMATMFGLPAGIPVISAGHDTQFALFGAGAEQDEPVLSSGTWEILMVRSARVDTSLLSRHPGSTCELDSQPGLYNPGMQWLASGVLEWVRTLLWPPETPWQTLIAEAQAVPAGADGVQMQCELLSSADAGWRGVTLNTTRAHFYRAALEGLTEQLRHNLHTLEKIGQFSATELLLVGGGSRNTLWNQIKANILELPVKVLDDAETTVAGAAMFGWYGVGAFSSPQKAREQVHYQYRYFYPQTQ, from the coding sequence ATGAAACAAGAAGTGATTCTGGTTCTCGACTGCGGCGCGACAAACGTGCGGGCCATTGCCGTTGATCGTCAAGGACACATTGTCGCCCGAGCTGCGGTTGCCAATGCCAGTGAGATTGCCGTGGAGAACAGCGCCTGGCACCAGTGGTCGCTGGATGCCATCCTGCAACGTTTCGCCGAATGCTGCCGAACGCTATCCGCTGAACTCTCAGCCTGCCAGATCCATGGGATCACGGTCACCACCTTCGGCGTTGATGGCGCGTTGGTCGATGAACGCGGTCAGTTGCTCTACCCCATTATCAGTTGGAAGTGTCCTCGCACCACCGCGGTGATGGATAACATCAGCCGTTTTATACCGCCGCGTCAACTTCAGACCCTTTCTGGCGTCGGCGCATTCAGTTTCAATACCCTGTACAAGCTGATATGGCTAAAAGAAAATCACCCACAGCTGCTGGAGCAGGCCCACGCCTGGCTATTCATCTCCTCACTCATTAATCATCGCCTCACCGGCGAATTCACCACTGACATCACCATGGCCGGCACCAGCCAGATGCTGGATATCCAGCAGCGGGATTTCAGCGCCGATATCTTACAGGCTACAGGATTACCGCGGCGGCTCTTCCCGCGACTCGTGGAAGCGGGTGAACAGATAGGTTCGCTGCTGCCTGCAATGGCAACAATGTTCGGTCTCCCGGCAGGAATTCCCGTTATCTCCGCCGGGCACGATACCCAGTTCGCACTGTTTGGCGCTGGTGCGGAGCAAGACGAACCGGTGCTCTCCTCCGGCACGTGGGAGATTCTGATGGTACGCAGTGCCAGGGTTGATACGTCGTTATTGAGCAGACATCCCGGTTCAACCTGTGAGCTGGACAGCCAGCCGGGACTTTATAATCCGGGGATGCAGTGGCTTGCTTCCGGCGTACTCGAATGGGTGCGCACGTTGCTGTGGCCCCCTGAGACACCGTGGCAAACATTGATTGCTGAAGCGCAAGCCGTTCCTGCCGGGGCCGATGGCGTGCAAATGCAGTGCGAACTGCTCTCTTCTGCGGACGCAGGCTGGCGAGGCGTTACGCTGAATACCACCCGCGCGCATTTCTACCGCGCGGCGCTGGAAGGATTAACGGAACAATTGCGACATAACCTGCATACGCTGGAAAAAATTGGTCAGTTCAGCGCGACGGAACTGCTACTGGTCGGCGGTGGGAGTCGCAATACGCTGTGGAATCAAATCAAGGCCAACATCCTTGAGCTTCCTGTCAAGGTGCTGGATGACGCAGAAACCACCGTTGCCGGTGCGGCGATGTTCGGCTGGTATGGCGTCGGCGCGTTTTCCAGTCCACAGAAGGCCAGAGAGCAGGTGCACTACCAGTACCGTTATTTCTATCCCCAAACACAGTAA